In Vreelandella piezotolerans, one genomic interval encodes:
- a CDS encoding kinesin encodes MSEANHSDSNTPAHKPDMKTLFQDNRVKGIAGIAAIAVIWAIMAQSNSGTHQERVETLEGQLASVEQENTELSQRLSEVEQAEADLTAMRDEMASLEQQQADAAASLESAQEDVSGVETRLQELESQRETLQQEVSALEEQLASAESELQSLREERDQVVSERDEAQSSLQQVEEARQSAEEARQQAESARQQAEEQRQQAVEDLSAAESELSELDSQVSDANDRLATLEEEIATQESELQSLQEERDSVMRERDSLQSEVDSLTQLREEEQQSLEQVRTEMDDLMVALDIGRDEVAKVENDIEARQEQLARLETQLSEWRDELSTLDERLHVDDPASGDVPNLTGEQQAQQDGEDSASGAEGENAQADEAESQQSGS; translated from the coding sequence ATGTCAGAAGCCAATCACTCCGATTCGAACACGCCTGCTCACAAGCCGGATATGAAAACGCTTTTCCAGGATAACCGTGTGAAGGGTATCGCTGGGATTGCTGCCATTGCCGTGATTTGGGCCATCATGGCGCAATCCAATTCAGGCACCCATCAAGAGCGCGTCGAGACCTTGGAAGGTCAACTGGCGAGTGTCGAGCAAGAAAATACGGAGCTAAGCCAGCGCCTATCGGAAGTCGAACAGGCGGAAGCTGACTTGACCGCTATGCGCGATGAAATGGCGTCGTTGGAGCAGCAGCAGGCAGACGCAGCGGCTAGTCTTGAGTCGGCTCAAGAAGATGTCAGCGGTGTCGAGACCCGTTTGCAAGAGTTAGAGAGCCAGCGCGAGACGCTACAACAGGAAGTCTCGGCACTGGAGGAGCAGCTTGCTAGCGCCGAGAGCGAGCTGCAGAGCTTACGTGAAGAGCGTGATCAAGTCGTTAGTGAGCGTGACGAAGCACAGTCTTCTCTGCAGCAGGTAGAAGAAGCGCGACAAAGTGCGGAAGAGGCGCGTCAGCAGGCAGAGTCTGCCCGTCAGCAAGCAGAAGAGCAGCGCCAACAAGCCGTGGAGGACTTGAGTGCCGCGGAGAGCGAACTTAGTGAACTCGACAGTCAGGTAAGCGATGCCAACGACCGTTTGGCTACGCTCGAAGAGGAAATAGCCACCCAGGAGAGCGAGCTGCAATCCCTCCAAGAAGAGCGCGATAGCGTGATGCGCGAGCGGGATTCGCTGCAGTCTGAGGTGGATTCACTTACCCAACTGCGTGAAGAAGAGCAGCAAAGCCTCGAACAGGTGCGCACCGAAATGGATGACCTCATGGTGGCCCTGGACATCGGCCGCGATGAAGTCGCGAAGGTCGAAAACGATATCGAAGCCCGTCAAGAGCAGCTCGCGCGTCTGGAAACGCAGCTCAGCGAGTGGCGAGACGAGCTGTCGACACTCGATGAGCGCCTCCATGTCGATGACCCAGCCTCGGGGGACGTGCCAAACCTCACGGGCGAGCAGCAAGCTCAGCAAGATGGGGAAGATAGCGCTAGTGGGGCAGAAGGAGAAAACGCTCAGGCGGATGAAGCAGAGAGCCAGCAGAGCGGAAGCTAA
- the apbC gene encoding iron-sulfur cluster carrier protein ApbC — MDGVKHIVAVASGKGGVGKSTVTVNLALALSAQGYRVGVLDADIYGPSQAQMLGVEEGVRPQAAADNKFLPLEAHGIQAMSMAFMVNTRDAMVWRGPMVVGAFQQMLTQTQWDNLDFLLIDMPPGTGDIQLTLAQKVPVSGAVIVTTPQDIALLDARKGIEMFRKVNVPVLGVVENMSLYHCEKCGHEAAIFGTGGGDRIADEYDTTVLGRLPLTLSIRELADSGRPSVVSEPDGAVSRIFAEIASQVAQSVSASQSDGPTISFSE, encoded by the coding sequence ATGGATGGTGTAAAGCATATTGTGGCAGTGGCATCCGGCAAAGGTGGCGTTGGTAAGTCCACCGTAACGGTCAACTTAGCGCTGGCGCTATCTGCCCAGGGCTACCGCGTTGGCGTATTGGATGCCGATATTTATGGCCCTAGCCAAGCGCAAATGTTGGGCGTGGAAGAGGGGGTACGTCCCCAGGCGGCGGCAGACAATAAGTTTCTGCCCTTGGAGGCTCACGGCATACAAGCGATGTCGATGGCGTTCATGGTCAACACCCGCGACGCGATGGTATGGCGCGGGCCGATGGTGGTGGGGGCGTTTCAGCAAATGCTCACCCAAACCCAGTGGGATAACCTGGATTTCCTGTTGATCGATATGCCGCCCGGCACGGGAGACATCCAACTGACATTGGCGCAGAAAGTGCCGGTATCCGGCGCCGTCATCGTCACGACGCCTCAGGACATCGCGCTGCTGGATGCCCGTAAAGGCATCGAGATGTTCCGCAAAGTCAACGTGCCGGTGCTGGGCGTGGTGGAGAATATGAGCCTCTACCACTGCGAGAAGTGTGGCCATGAAGCGGCGATTTTCGGCACTGGAGGCGGTGACCGTATCGCTGACGAATACGACACGACCGTGTTGGGCCGTTTGCCGCTGACGCTATCGATTCGCGAATTGGCAGATTCCGGGCGGCCCAGCGTGGTGTCCGAGCCCGATGGCGCTGTGAGTCGCATCTTTGCCGAGATTGCCAGCCAAGTGGCGCAGTCCGTCAGCGCTAGCCAAAGCGACGGCCCTACGATTTCTTTTAGCGAGTGA
- the dcd gene encoding dCTP deaminase, which produces MSIKSDKWIRRMAQSDAMIEPFEAEQVRYVNDQRVISYGTSSYGYDVRCADEFKVFTNIHSAIVDPKAFDDKSFVDVKGDVCIIPPNSFALARTVEYFRIPRNVLTICLGKSTYARCGIIVNVTPLEPEWEGHVTLEFSNTTNLPAKIYAHEGVAQMLFLESDEVCEISYKDRGGKYMGQRGVTLPRT; this is translated from the coding sequence ATGAGCATTAAATCAGACAAATGGATTCGCCGAATGGCGCAAAGCGATGCCATGATCGAGCCGTTCGAGGCAGAGCAGGTGCGCTATGTGAACGACCAGCGGGTGATCTCCTATGGTACCTCCAGCTACGGTTACGACGTGCGCTGTGCCGATGAGTTCAAGGTGTTTACCAATATCCATTCGGCCATCGTCGACCCCAAAGCGTTCGATGACAAAAGCTTTGTCGACGTGAAGGGCGACGTTTGCATCATCCCGCCGAACTCGTTCGCCCTAGCGCGGACGGTTGAGTACTTTCGCATTCCGCGCAATGTGCTGACCATTTGTCTGGGTAAATCCACCTATGCACGTTGCGGCATCATCGTCAATGTGACGCCGCTGGAGCCCGAGTGGGAGGGGCACGTGACGCTGGAGTTCTCCAACACCACGAATCTACCCGCAAAAATCTATGCCCATGAAGGGGTCGCTCAGATGCTGTTCCTGGAGTCTGATGAGGTGTGCGAGATCTCTTATAAAGATCGGGGGGGTAAGTACATGGGGCAGCGTGGCGTGACACTACCGCGTACCTGA
- the purN gene encoding phosphoribosylglycinamide formyltransferase, whose protein sequence is MNSTDDSSDTLNGMTPEPMGARRVVVLISGSGSNLQALIEAQQHDRLGGEIVAVISNEPDAYGLKRAHEAGIEAVALPHREYDSRDAYDGALIKVIERHEPDVIVLAGFMRILTPRFVQRFLGRMLNIHPSLLPAYQGLNTHARALADGVSHHGCSVHFVTEELDGGPVVLQAELQVSADDTVETLKEKVHAREHLIFPIAVQWFLEGRLQYAADGATMDGHPLPPYGMRLSHADAAEELDEESGNA, encoded by the coding sequence ATGAATAGTACGGACGACAGCAGCGACACCCTCAACGGCATGACGCCTGAGCCCATGGGCGCTCGCCGAGTGGTAGTACTGATTTCTGGCAGTGGCAGCAATCTTCAGGCACTCATCGAGGCCCAGCAGCACGACAGGTTGGGCGGTGAAATTGTCGCCGTCATTTCCAATGAACCCGATGCCTACGGGTTGAAACGCGCCCATGAAGCCGGTATCGAAGCAGTCGCGCTACCGCATCGCGAGTACGATAGTCGTGATGCTTACGATGGCGCACTGATCAAAGTGATCGAACGCCATGAGCCGGATGTCATCGTCCTTGCTGGCTTCATGCGCATTCTCACGCCACGTTTCGTACAGCGTTTTCTCGGACGGATGCTCAACATCCATCCCTCCCTACTGCCCGCGTATCAGGGTTTGAATACCCACGCGCGCGCACTGGCTGACGGCGTTTCTCATCATGGCTGTAGCGTCCACTTCGTTACCGAAGAGCTGGATGGGGGGCCGGTCGTTCTACAAGCCGAGCTACAGGTAAGCGCCGACGACACCGTCGAGACCCTTAAGGAGAAGGTGCACGCCCGGGAGCATCTGATCTTCCCCATTGCGGTGCAGTGGTTTCTTGAGGGACGCCTACAGTACGCTGCCGACGGGGCCACGATGGACGGCCACCCGCTTCCGCCGTATGGCATGCGCCTCTCCCATGCCGATGCTGCCGAAGAGCTGGACGAAGAAAGCGGCAACGCCTAA
- the purM gene encoding phosphoribosylformylglycinamidine cyclo-ligase yields MTETSSSQATPSLSYKDAGVDIDAGNALVDRIKHVAKRTSRPEVMGGLGGFGALCELPAGYRQPVLVSGTDGVGTKLRLAMDLGKHDTIGIDLVAMCVNDLIVAGAEPLLFLDYYATGKLDVDIAADVVTGIGAGCELAGCALVGGETAEMPGMYEGSDYDLAGFCVGVVEKSEILDGSNVAEGDVLLGLASSGPHSNGYSLIRKILEVSNASLEESIDGQPLGDALMAPTRIYVKSLLSMMRGTDIPVHALSHITGGGLLENIPRVLPDTLAARIDLTSWQRPEVFNWLQAKGNVNETEMHRVLNCGIGMVVVVPAEQAANAKAHLEAQGETVYTIGQIVQRQKEAVVLERGQAGSQE; encoded by the coding sequence ATGACCGAGACTTCTTCCTCCCAGGCTACGCCCTCTCTGAGCTACAAAGACGCAGGTGTCGATATCGATGCCGGCAACGCTCTTGTCGATCGCATCAAGCACGTTGCCAAGCGCACGTCACGCCCTGAAGTGATGGGTGGTCTTGGCGGTTTTGGTGCCCTGTGCGAGCTACCTGCTGGCTATCGGCAGCCGGTGCTCGTCTCCGGCACCGACGGTGTCGGCACCAAGCTGCGCCTGGCCATGGATCTTGGCAAGCATGACACCATTGGCATCGACCTGGTAGCCATGTGTGTCAATGACCTGATCGTCGCCGGTGCCGAGCCGCTGCTATTCCTCGATTACTATGCCACAGGCAAATTGGATGTCGACATCGCTGCCGATGTCGTGACCGGTATCGGCGCTGGCTGCGAGCTGGCCGGCTGCGCACTGGTCGGCGGTGAAACGGCTGAAATGCCGGGCATGTACGAAGGCAGCGATTACGACTTGGCCGGTTTCTGCGTGGGCGTCGTGGAGAAGTCCGAGATTCTCGACGGCAGCAACGTGGCTGAAGGTGATGTGCTGCTTGGCTTGGCGTCTTCTGGTCCACACTCCAACGGCTATTCGTTGATCCGCAAAATCCTAGAAGTCAGCAATGCTTCCTTGGAGGAGAGCATCGATGGCCAGCCGCTGGGCGATGCACTGATGGCACCCACGCGTATCTACGTGAAGTCACTGCTATCGATGATGCGGGGCACCGACATCCCGGTTCATGCGCTTTCTCATATCACTGGCGGCGGCCTGCTGGAGAACATTCCCCGTGTATTGCCAGACACCCTGGCCGCACGCATCGATCTCACTAGCTGGCAGCGGCCAGAGGTATTCAACTGGCTTCAGGCCAAGGGCAACGTCAACGAGACTGAAATGCACCGTGTCCTGAACTGCGGAATTGGTATGGTCGTGGTCGTTCCCGCCGAACAAGCTGCCAACGCCAAAGCGCATCTGGAAGCACAGGGCGAGACTGTCTACACGATCGGCCAGATCGTTCAGCGCCAGAAAGAGGCGGTAGTGCTCGAGCGCGGTCAAGCAGGTTCGCAGGAATGA
- a CDS encoding AI-2E family transporter — translation MRHSWWGIALVVALVGTVYFLDAVLMPFIAGLILAYLADPLTDFFQRLGMRRVWAVSSVFLVLMLVLAVSLLVLIPLVVQQIKQLGEALPGVLSWVEGVLAPQVQEWTGYDLATELSNVRETLIDNWRDAGSYVAQALGHIGRSGMAFVSWVTYVALIPVVTFYLLLDWDRMLDNLGNLVPRQWADDTFRLARRCDEVLASFLRGQLLVMLCLGIIYAAGLTLLGLNFGLLIGALSGLVSIVPFLGFIVGLAIALVVALFQFDTWWAVLGVIVVFGLGQVAESVVLQPKLLGDKIGLHPVAVIFAVLAGGHLFGLTGVLLALPAAAVIMVLLREVKDRYKNSALYDAQLDAPEQHKQHEALQGDDNRESS, via the coding sequence ATGAGGCATTCATGGTGGGGGATCGCGCTGGTCGTTGCGCTGGTGGGAACGGTGTATTTTCTCGATGCCGTTCTGATGCCCTTTATCGCAGGGTTGATTTTGGCCTACTTGGCTGACCCGTTGACGGATTTCTTTCAGCGTTTGGGCATGCGGCGAGTCTGGGCAGTGAGCAGCGTTTTTTTGGTGCTGATGCTCGTACTGGCGGTGAGCCTGCTGGTCCTCATTCCACTCGTCGTTCAGCAGATCAAGCAGTTAGGGGAAGCGTTGCCGGGCGTACTCAGTTGGGTAGAGGGCGTGCTGGCGCCTCAAGTTCAGGAGTGGACAGGGTACGATCTTGCCACCGAGCTTAGCAATGTGCGCGAGACTCTCATCGACAACTGGCGGGATGCGGGTAGTTACGTGGCTCAAGCATTGGGCCATATCGGTCGTTCGGGCATGGCGTTCGTCTCTTGGGTGACGTATGTCGCGCTCATTCCGGTGGTGACGTTTTACCTGCTGCTGGATTGGGACCGAATGCTCGACAACCTGGGAAATTTGGTGCCTAGGCAGTGGGCAGACGATACGTTTCGTTTAGCGCGCCGCTGCGATGAGGTGTTGGCTTCGTTTTTGCGCGGCCAGCTGCTCGTCATGCTGTGCTTGGGCATTATTTACGCTGCTGGATTGACGCTGTTAGGGCTGAATTTCGGGTTGCTGATTGGCGCGCTTTCTGGGCTCGTTAGCATCGTTCCCTTTTTGGGCTTCATCGTCGGTCTAGCGATCGCGTTGGTAGTGGCGCTGTTTCAGTTCGATACCTGGTGGGCGGTGCTCGGCGTCATCGTTGTCTTTGGTTTGGGTCAAGTCGCCGAAAGCGTCGTGCTGCAACCGAAGCTATTAGGCGATAAGATTGGTTTGCACCCGGTGGCGGTCATTTTTGCGGTGCTCGCGGGCGGGCATTTGTTCGGACTCACGGGCGTGCTATTGGCGCTACCCGCAGCGGCGGTGATCATGGTGCTGCTGCGCGAGGTGAAAGATCGCTATAAAAACAGTGCACTCTATGACGCACAGCTAGACGCTCCAGAACAGCACAAACAGCATGAAGCGCTGCAGGGCGACGACAATAGGGAGTCATCATGA
- the hda gene encoding DnaA regulatory inactivator Hda has protein sequence MSRLPAQLPLGVGLRDDATFDNYYASRANASLVDHLAHQLTPGSEPFLYVWGAPGSGRSHLLQAACHAASDQDKRALYLPLADLGHFPPLMLEDIERLDLVAIDDLEYVIGRKRWEEALFHAFNRLRDAGKALLIAANKPPRHLEVVLPDLASRLAWGVTFHLHPLDDNDRLAALKLRAQVRGMQLPDDVGRYIMHRGPRELGELCRALDTLDQASLSAKRKLTIPFVKSALDW, from the coding sequence ATGAGCCGATTACCGGCACAGCTGCCGCTTGGGGTGGGGCTGCGCGACGATGCGACGTTCGATAACTATTATGCTTCTCGCGCCAATGCGTCGTTGGTCGACCACCTTGCTCATCAGCTAACGCCTGGCTCAGAGCCGTTTCTCTATGTGTGGGGTGCCCCAGGCAGCGGCCGTAGTCACTTACTGCAAGCCGCCTGCCATGCGGCTTCCGACCAAGACAAGCGTGCCCTCTATTTGCCACTTGCGGACCTAGGCCATTTTCCACCGCTTATGTTGGAGGATATCGAGCGGCTCGATCTGGTAGCCATCGATGATTTGGAATACGTCATTGGGCGCAAACGCTGGGAAGAGGCGTTATTTCACGCGTTCAATCGTTTGCGGGACGCGGGCAAAGCGCTGTTGATCGCGGCCAACAAGCCGCCGCGCCATTTGGAGGTAGTGCTGCCGGATTTGGCGTCTCGACTGGCTTGGGGAGTCACCTTCCATCTTCACCCGTTGGACGATAATGACCGTTTGGCGGCGCTAAAGCTACGTGCCCAGGTCCGTGGCATGCAGTTGCCGGATGACGTAGGGCGCTACATCATGCACCGTGGGCCGAGGGAGTTGGGCGAGCTCTGTCGAGCTTTGGACACCTTGGATCAGGCATCATTATCAGCAAAGCGGAAATTAACGATCCCTTTCGTAAAGTCGGCGCTCGATTGGTAA
- a CDS encoding phasin family protein encodes MRTLNTNEMTQQFDNLFMAPARAYMNLSIDYSEKLINAQLDANKAYVDTGVAQMRQLLSVKDVDGLRSYMEGQQKVAKELAERVKGDTDKVVSLQQDFLQKSQKLTEENVKQAQAAATKMSKTA; translated from the coding sequence ATGCGTACGTTAAATACCAACGAAATGACCCAGCAGTTCGACAACCTGTTCATGGCACCGGCACGTGCCTACATGAATCTGAGCATCGACTACTCTGAAAAGCTGATAAACGCTCAGCTAGACGCTAACAAAGCGTATGTCGACACCGGCGTCGCGCAGATGCGTCAGCTGCTGAGTGTCAAAGATGTCGACGGCCTGCGTAGCTACATGGAAGGTCAGCAGAAAGTGGCTAAAGAACTGGCCGAGCGTGTCAAAGGCGATACCGACAAGGTCGTATCATTACAGCAGGATTTCTTGCAGAAGAGTCAGAAATTGACAGAAGAGAATGTGAAGCAGGCACAAGCGGCCGCGACTAAAATGAGCAAGACCGCCTAA
- a CDS encoding class II fumarate hydratase produces the protein METRIERDSMGELKVPGTALYGAQTQRAINNFPVSGTPMPEAFVHAVARIKLAAARSNHQLGLLDAERAQAIEKAAQAVIDGQHDEHFPIDVFQTGSGTSTNMNVNEVLATLASREGVDVTPNDHVNMGQSSNDVIPTAIHLSAAIAVNESLRPALTELKATIDRRANELSHIVKTGRTHLMDAMPLRMDQELGAWSSQVGQAIERFDSAMTRLCRLAQGGTAVGTGINAPEGFADLMAKDLSQQTGLSFVPNDSFFASLASQDAAVELSGQLKGLACVVMKIANDLRWMNSGPLAGLGEIELEALQPGSSIMPGKVNPVIPESAAQAAAQVIGLDAAITVAGQSGNFQLNVMLPLVASNLLTSITLMSSTATLLGERAIATFTVREDNLQGPLARNPILVTALNSVIGYNAAAAIAKKAYQAGRPIIDVAEEETELDRATLERLLDPTVLTKGGVPE, from the coding sequence ATGGAAACACGTATCGAGCGGGATAGTATGGGCGAGTTGAAGGTTCCAGGCACGGCGCTTTATGGGGCACAAACGCAGCGTGCTATCAATAATTTTCCCGTGTCGGGCACGCCGATGCCGGAGGCCTTCGTTCATGCGGTTGCTCGTATTAAGCTGGCAGCGGCGCGCAGTAATCATCAGTTAGGGTTATTGGATGCCGAGCGTGCCCAGGCGATCGAAAAAGCCGCACAAGCGGTGATCGATGGCCAGCATGATGAGCATTTTCCTATCGACGTTTTCCAAACGGGGTCGGGTACGTCGACCAATATGAATGTGAACGAGGTGTTAGCGACGCTGGCCAGCCGAGAGGGCGTTGACGTCACACCTAACGATCACGTCAATATGGGGCAATCCAGTAACGATGTCATTCCCACGGCGATCCACCTGTCAGCGGCTATCGCGGTGAACGAGTCACTGCGCCCTGCGTTAACCGAACTCAAGGCAACGATCGACCGCCGTGCCAATGAGTTGAGTCATATCGTCAAAACCGGCCGTACCCACTTGATGGACGCCATGCCGCTTCGCATGGATCAAGAGCTAGGCGCGTGGTCTAGCCAGGTGGGTCAAGCCATCGAGCGGTTCGATAGTGCCATGACGCGACTATGCCGCCTTGCCCAGGGTGGCACCGCTGTGGGCACGGGGATCAATGCGCCGGAGGGATTTGCTGACTTGATGGCCAAAGACCTAAGCCAGCAAACAGGTCTCTCATTTGTACCTAACGATAGTTTCTTTGCCAGCTTGGCATCGCAAGATGCCGCGGTAGAGCTTTCCGGTCAGTTGAAGGGGTTGGCATGCGTCGTAATGAAGATCGCCAACGATCTGCGCTGGATGAACTCTGGGCCGCTAGCGGGGCTGGGTGAAATCGAATTGGAAGCATTGCAGCCGGGAAGTTCGATCATGCCCGGCAAGGTCAATCCCGTCATCCCTGAGTCGGCGGCGCAAGCGGCCGCTCAAGTGATTGGATTGGATGCTGCTATTACGGTGGCCGGACAAAGCGGCAATTTTCAGCTCAACGTCATGTTGCCACTCGTGGCCTCGAACCTGTTGACCTCGATTACATTGATGAGCAGTACCGCCACCTTGCTGGGTGAGCGCGCCATCGCCACCTTCACAGTCCGTGAAGACAATCTCCAAGGCCCGCTGGCGCGTAACCCCATCCTCGTCACCGCGCTCAACAGTGTGATTGGCTACAACGCGGCCGCTGCGATTGCCAAAAAGGCTTACCAAGCGGGGAGGCCCATCATCGATGTGGCGGAAGAAGAGACGGAGTTGGATCGAGCTACGTTGGAGCGGCTGCTCGATCCTACGGTACTGACGAAGGGCGGGGTGCCAGAGTAG
- a CDS encoding endonuclease/exonuclease/phosphatase family protein, with protein MLGPLLGCIAGLLLLSTLIARIRLRWWWVRSFEFPRLQIAVLAGLCAAVGALLLPPSRWQTATIGLSLLTCMLQLRYIFPWTRLWPVQVQSTRKAPDEQKITLLIANVLTPNRQADKLISMIEQHQPDMVLTLESDQWWQRQLDTALSKAWPNSVKIPLDNLYGMHLYSRLTLSETEVKWLIQDDIPSIHTYVTLASGDQIRFYALHPRPPAPSESEKSLWRDAELLLVGKEIHQNPSPTLVAGDLNDVAWSRTTRRFCRISGMLDPRRGRGMFSTFHANYPFLRWPLDHVFVSEHFTLDSMQRLDAFGSDHFPILATLCYRPSRQDEHDNPEASQEERQEASETIQKGKTERQKT; from the coding sequence TTGTTAGGGCCTTTGCTAGGATGCATCGCCGGTTTACTACTATTATCCACCCTCATCGCGCGAATAAGGCTACGTTGGTGGTGGGTGCGAAGTTTCGAGTTTCCACGACTACAAATCGCGGTGCTCGCTGGGCTCTGCGCCGCCGTTGGCGCACTCCTCTTGCCCCCCAGCCGATGGCAGACTGCCACGATAGGGTTGTCGCTACTCACCTGCATGCTCCAACTGCGCTACATCTTTCCCTGGACACGACTTTGGCCCGTACAGGTTCAATCGACCCGCAAGGCGCCGGATGAGCAGAAAATCACGTTACTGATCGCTAACGTGCTCACACCAAACCGTCAAGCGGATAAGCTGATCAGCATGATAGAGCAGCACCAGCCCGATATGGTGTTGACGCTGGAATCCGACCAGTGGTGGCAGCGTCAGTTGGATACTGCTCTCTCAAAAGCCTGGCCAAACAGCGTAAAAATTCCCCTCGACAACCTTTACGGCATGCACTTGTACTCTCGACTGACGCTCAGCGAGACGGAAGTAAAATGGTTGATTCAGGATGACATCCCCTCTATCCATACCTATGTCACCCTAGCGAGCGGCGATCAGATCCGTTTCTATGCGCTGCATCCACGCCCTCCCGCCCCCAGCGAGAGTGAAAAATCGCTTTGGCGAGACGCCGAGCTACTCTTGGTAGGCAAGGAAATTCACCAGAACCCATCGCCTACGCTCGTTGCGGGCGATCTCAACGACGTCGCTTGGTCACGCACGACACGTCGGTTTTGCCGGATCAGTGGCATGCTCGACCCGCGCCGCGGGCGAGGAATGTTTAGCACGTTTCATGCAAACTATCCGTTTCTGCGCTGGCCACTAGATCACGTATTCGTCAGTGAGCACTTCACGCTAGACAGTATGCAGCGCTTGGACGCCTTCGGATCCGACCACTTCCCGATCCTCGCGACGCTCTGTTATCGCCCCTCACGGCAAGATGAGCATGACAATCCAGAAGCGAGTCAAGAGGAGCGCCAAGAAGCCAGCGAGACCATTCAAAAGGGCAAAACGGAACGCCAAAAGACGTAG
- a CDS encoding GAF domain-containing protein codes for MSTTDYTLLNRQLEALLDTRDWLTNSAQTCAFIQQALETLNWVGFYLQREPQLLCLGPFQGKPACHPIPFSKGVCGAAAREQATQRVDDVHAVADHIACDADSRSELVVPIVSDGVVWGVLDIDSPQHARFSQEDQAGIEALVATFVRQTDLPRFI; via the coding sequence ATGTCGACCACCGATTACACCCTACTCAACCGTCAGCTAGAAGCTTTGTTAGACACTCGCGACTGGCTGACCAACAGCGCCCAAACCTGCGCTTTCATTCAGCAAGCGCTAGAGACGCTAAACTGGGTTGGCTTTTATCTGCAGCGCGAACCGCAACTGCTGTGCCTCGGGCCGTTTCAGGGCAAACCCGCCTGCCACCCCATTCCATTTAGCAAAGGTGTTTGTGGAGCAGCGGCCCGTGAACAGGCAACGCAACGTGTCGATGACGTACACGCGGTGGCCGACCACATCGCCTGCGACGCCGATTCACGTTCCGAGCTGGTCGTTCCTATCGTGAGCGATGGTGTCGTATGGGGTGTACTGGATATCGACAGCCCGCAGCACGCGCGCTTTAGCCAAGAAGATCAGGCGGGCATCGAGGCGCTGGTGGCGACTTTCGTACGGCAAACAGACCTTCCTCGCTTCATATGA
- a CDS encoding MetQ/NlpA family ABC transporter substrate-binding protein, whose amino-acid sequence MQKVIIGSLTALALAINVANAETRTIKMGTVAGPETEVMEVAARIAKEEYDLNVEIIEFTDYVTPNAALADGSLDANAYQHEPYMQAMVNDRGYDFAIAGYTFVYPIGAYSEKYDSIDELPDGAQIALPNDPSNEGRALILMHNEGLITLNDPTFLEATPIDIAENPRGFRFREIEAAQLPRVLPDVDMAFINNTFAQPAGLSLDDALIKEGPESPYVNLIAVRGGDEDREEIRQLVDAYQREEVIEKADELFKGAAVPGWTDE is encoded by the coding sequence ATGCAAAAAGTCATTATCGGCAGCCTGACCGCACTGGCTCTGGCCATCAACGTGGCCAATGCGGAAACCCGTACCATCAAAATGGGCACCGTCGCCGGCCCCGAAACCGAAGTCATGGAAGTGGCCGCGCGCATTGCCAAAGAAGAGTACGACCTGAACGTCGAAATCATCGAGTTCACCGACTACGTCACACCGAACGCGGCGCTGGCCGATGGCAGCCTGGATGCCAACGCCTACCAGCACGAGCCCTACATGCAGGCGATGGTCAATGACCGTGGCTACGATTTTGCCATTGCTGGTTACACCTTCGTGTACCCCATCGGCGCGTATTCTGAAAAGTACGACAGCATCGATGAGCTGCCGGACGGTGCCCAAATCGCGCTACCCAACGACCCTTCCAACGAAGGGCGTGCGCTCATTTTGATGCATAACGAAGGTTTGATCACGCTCAACGATCCGACCTTCCTGGAAGCCACGCCGATCGATATCGCAGAAAATCCGCGCGGCTTCCGCTTCCGTGAAATCGAAGCAGCGCAGTTGCCCCGTGTCCTGCCGGATGTCGACATGGCTTTCATCAACAACACCTTCGCCCAGCCGGCTGGCCTGAGCCTGGACGATGCGCTGATCAAGGAAGGCCCTGAGTCTCCCTACGTCAACCTGATTGCGGTTCGCGGTGGCGATGAAGATCGCGAAGAAATTCGCCAGTTGGTCGACGCCTATCAGCGTGAGGAAGTGATCGAGAAAGCCGACGAGCTGTTCAAAGGTGCGGCGGTACCAGGCTGGACTGACGAGTAA